GACGAGAATAAGGAAATTTTTATAAAATTTGAAATCGTAAATGAAATTTTTAGTGTTTATATCCGCGATTTTGGTGAGAAAATCGACAAATCCAGCGTAAAATCCAGAGATCTTGAAGATATAAAAGATCATGGTCTGGGAGTTCATATAATAACTCAGGTTTTTGATGAAATGATGTGGAAAGATATAAATGAAGAAGGTAATTTATTGGTACTAAAAAAGAATTTGGGGGACTGAAAAATGGCTATAACCAAAATAAAGGTGTCTGAAGATAAACTTAGAGCATATATGACTTTAATATATGATGGGAGAATTCCTACTGATGGTGAGTTATTAAAAACTCTTCAAACAGCTGGAATAAGACACGGTATAAAATATGACATTTTAAGAAGTTTGGCTCTAAATCCGACATACAATGAATCTATAGTTGTAGCAGAAGCAACAATGCCTGAAAAAGGAGAACCAGGTTATGTTGAATTGTATAAATTAGAAAAAGAAAAGAAAGAAATAAAAAATAATGAAAAGATAGATTTCAGAGAATTTGCTAAAAATATTGTAACGGTAGAAATAGGTGAAAAGATAGGAATTATACATCCGCCAAAATTAGGAAAGCCTGGGAAAGATGTATATGGAGAAGAAATTCCAGGTCTTCCAGGAAATCCTGCAAAGGTTGTGTTGGGGAAAAATGTTGAAAAAGATGAAGAAGGTAATATTATAGCTACATCATCAGGAGAATTGAGAATAAATAAGGATATAGATAGTACTGTACATATAGAAATAGAAGAGGTATACGAAATTAGAGGAGATGTTGATTTTAATACAGGAAATATACAATTTCCGGGTAAAGTTATAATAACAGGTTCAGTAAGGCCTGATTTTATCGTTGAAGCAGAAGGAGATATTGAAATATATGGAGAAGTGGAGCTAGCTAAAGTATTTTCTAAAAAAACTATAAAAGTTAATGGTATAAAAGGTGGAAATAAAGGATATATAAAGGCCAAAAATATAATTGCAAAATTTGCAGAAAATGCTATTTTAGAAGCAGAAGAAAAGATTCAAATAGATAAGGCAATGATTAATTGTAAAGTTCTTTCTGCAGAAGAAGTAATATTGGATGGATATAATAGCAGAATTTTAGGAGGGCATATAAAAGCATTAAATAAAGTAGAAGCATATTATCTTGGAAGTCCAATGGGTGTTTCTACAGAAATAGATGTTGGAGTTGATCCAAAGTTATTTGAAGAATATACAACTCTAATTGAAATCACCAAAAGAGATACTACAGAATTAAAAGCT
The genomic region above belongs to Marinitoga sp. 1197 and contains:
- a CDS encoding DUF342 domain-containing protein; amino-acid sequence: MAITKIKVSEDKLRAYMTLIYDGRIPTDGELLKTLQTAGIRHGIKYDILRSLALNPTYNESIVVAEATMPEKGEPGYVELYKLEKEKKEIKNNEKIDFREFAKNIVTVEIGEKIGIIHPPKLGKPGKDVYGEEIPGLPGNPAKVVLGKNVEKDEEGNIIATSSGELRINKDIDSTVHIEIEEVYEIRGDVDFNTGNIQFPGKVIITGSVRPDFIVEAEGDIEIYGEVELAKVFSKKTIKVNGIKGGNKGYIKAKNIIAKFAENAILEAEEKIQIDKAMINCKVLSAEEVILDGYNSRILGGHIKALNKVEAYYLGSPMGVSTEIDVGVDPKLFEEYTTLIEITKRDTTELKAITPQINSLLKKIKQMKIKNESVLYLKKLIDRATTIKSRVEENRKKIVKLKKIIEESKSSGVVIARKMLYPGVIIRINNRMLNPEKGLSNVQLMNIDDEIKIYAYVQGE
- a CDS encoding ATP-binding protein; the encoded protein is MKNLENIELKIMSRTKYIKILREAMKYFLKLNDYNEEEQIFFMELALNEAVANVIEHTYKFDENKEIFIKFEIVNEIFSVYIRDFGEKIDKSSVKSRDLEDIKDHGLGVHIITQVFDEMMWKDINEEGNLLVLKKNLGD